Proteins encoded by one window of Cuniculiplasma divulgatum:
- the lysX gene encoding lysine biosynthesis protein LysX, with product MNISMIYDTVRWEEKAIFRAANRKGIELKMLNVKDIDMDFDKPLPDYYGNITLQRCTSYYRGLHSTAFLEYKKQSVLNDLKTIINAGNKMLTSLALISNGVPSPLTSVSTSYETAMKQFSEKFQGRAVLKPVIGSWGRMIALMNNPESAMALLEDREYMYPLYSIFYLQEYVKRPPRDIRIFVIGDRVVCGMYRYQPEGDWRTNAAIGGRAEKCEITTELEKISLKAARSVGNGILGVDIMESERGYLVHEVNSTSEFKTIASTTQIDIPGDILDYLLEVSK from the coding sequence ATGAATATTTCTATGATTTATGATACCGTCAGGTGGGAGGAAAAGGCTATTTTTAGGGCCGCTAACAGGAAAGGAATAGAATTGAAAATGTTAAATGTTAAGGACATTGATATGGACTTCGATAAGCCTTTACCCGATTATTATGGAAACATAACGCTGCAACGATGCACATCGTATTATCGCGGACTTCATTCGACAGCCTTTCTTGAGTATAAGAAACAAAGTGTTCTAAATGATCTTAAGACGATAATTAACGCTGGAAATAAGATGTTGACCTCCCTGGCCCTTATTTCAAACGGAGTCCCATCACCCTTAACATCAGTTTCCACCAGTTACGAAACTGCAATGAAACAGTTTTCGGAAAAATTTCAGGGAAGAGCAGTTCTTAAACCAGTAATAGGAAGTTGGGGCAGAATGATTGCGCTCATGAATAACCCGGAATCGGCGATGGCTCTTCTAGAGGACAGAGAATATATGTATCCTTTGTATTCAATATTCTATTTACAGGAATATGTTAAGAGACCTCCAAGAGACATAAGAATATTTGTCATAGGTGATCGAGTAGTGTGTGGAATGTATAGATATCAGCCAGAAGGGGACTGGAGAACTAATGCCGCCATAGGTGGACGTGCAGAGAAATGTGAAATTACTACAGAGCTAGAGAAAATATCGCTAAAAGCTGCGAGAAGCGTTGGAAATGGAATACTAGGAGTGGACATAATGGAATCAGAACGGGGTTACCTTGTTCATGAGGTTAATAGTACCAGTGAGTTCAAGACAATAGCAAGCACTACTCAGATCGATATACCTGGGGATATATTGGACTATCTTCTTGAGGTTTCGAAATGA
- a CDS encoding aspartate aminotransferase family protein — MMKNGLTEEIEDRYLAGTYQKIPVVAARAKGTKIWDMNGKEYFDFMSGYGVAILGHSNNAITEAIKKQVDEIYITHTSVYSPARARFLRELMNVTPTGLNMAYLSNSGAEAIEAALKIAVKSTKRKKIISMEKGYHGKTLGALSITHSAKYRSSFEDMLIPGVEFVKFGDYEHVHTLLKKEDVAAVFMEPIQGEGGINLPDPQFLPSVREATSSYGTLLVMDEIQSGLGRTGKMWAHENWGITPDIMTIGKGIGGGIPMGVTVGKREFVESLGIGEQSSTTGGNPLSCAAGEVVIKELRNGMIKRASEMGKYTLQRMNEETDSHRLVSQTRGIGMMLAMELRVRFVPILMDMIDLGLITLYSGINTIRMLPPYTVSKEEVDRAIEILKTALDQYIKKQGRNDQK, encoded by the coding sequence ATGATGAAAAACGGGCTTACTGAGGAGATTGAAGACCGTTACCTCGCGGGCACATATCAGAAAATACCAGTGGTTGCAGCCAGAGCTAAAGGGACAAAAATATGGGATATGAACGGAAAGGAATATTTTGATTTTATGAGTGGGTATGGAGTCGCTATTCTTGGTCACTCAAATAATGCCATAACAGAGGCAATAAAAAAGCAAGTGGATGAAATATATATAACGCACACATCAGTTTACAGCCCTGCGAGGGCGAGATTTCTTAGAGAACTTATGAATGTTACACCGACGGGGCTAAACATGGCGTATCTTTCAAATAGCGGGGCGGAAGCCATAGAGGCGGCACTAAAAATAGCGGTTAAATCGACTAAAAGAAAAAAAATCATAAGCATGGAGAAGGGTTATCATGGAAAAACACTGGGGGCCCTCTCCATAACACATTCAGCAAAATACAGGAGTTCTTTTGAAGACATGCTGATCCCGGGTGTTGAATTTGTGAAATTTGGAGATTATGAACATGTTCATACTTTGTTAAAAAAGGAAGATGTTGCAGCCGTATTCATGGAACCAATTCAGGGAGAGGGTGGTATCAATCTCCCAGACCCTCAATTTCTCCCGTCTGTCAGGGAGGCTACATCCAGCTATGGAACACTCCTGGTAATGGACGAAATTCAATCCGGACTTGGAAGGACCGGAAAGATGTGGGCACACGAAAACTGGGGAATAACTCCGGATATAATGACAATAGGCAAGGGCATTGGAGGTGGAATACCAATGGGCGTAACAGTGGGAAAAAGAGAATTCGTTGAGTCACTTGGAATTGGGGAGCAGAGTTCTACAACTGGTGGAAATCCCTTATCATGTGCCGCAGGAGAAGTGGTAATAAAAGAACTAAGAAACGGGATGATAAAACGGGCCAGTGAAATGGGAAAATACACACTTCAAAGAATGAATGAGGAAACCGATTCCCATAGACTGGTATCACAGACGAGGGGTATTGGAATGATGCTTGCCATGGAACTTAGAGTAAGATTCGTTCCCATACTTATGGATATGATTGATCTTGGTCTCATTACATTATACTCAGGAATAAACACAATAAGGATGCTGCCACCCTACACTGTCTCCAAGGAAGAGGTTGATCGTGCGATTGAAATACTAAAGACTGCACTCGATCAATATATAAAGAAGCAGGGAAGGAACGATCAAAAATGA
- a CDS encoding [LysW]-aminoadipate/[LysW]-glutamate kinase codes for MVIVLKLGGSLMKNGISESFTKDFSSNKDDEYVIVHGGGPAVTDLCKRLNMEAKFITSPSGIRSRYTDAQTMQTYIMSMRGSINASIVLALQKAGMKSFGMSGIDGPTIIAERKKRLIAMNEKGRKMFIDGGYTGKILSVNGTFIKYLFSEKITPVVAPIAVGLEHEPLNVDGDRAASAISGELKATKMILLTDVDGIIFNGKLVEKLNMKQAVKMLRLVGNGMDKKIMAAIESIEAGTNEVIIANGNRPMPISAAINTNIRTVITK; via the coding sequence GTGGTAATTGTTTTAAAGCTGGGAGGAAGTCTAATGAAAAATGGTATATCAGAAAGTTTTACCAAAGATTTCTCATCGAACAAAGATGATGAATATGTGATTGTCCATGGTGGAGGTCCTGCTGTCACCGATCTTTGTAAAAGGTTGAATATGGAGGCGAAATTTATTACTTCTCCCAGTGGAATAAGAAGTAGATACACAGATGCTCAAACGATGCAAACCTATATAATGAGTATGCGTGGAAGCATTAACGCGTCCATAGTTCTTGCACTGCAAAAGGCTGGAATGAAGTCCTTCGGTATGTCTGGTATCGATGGGCCCACGATTATTGCGGAGAGGAAAAAAAGGTTAATAGCGATGAATGAGAAGGGTAGGAAAATGTTCATTGATGGTGGATACACCGGTAAGATATTATCGGTAAATGGAACGTTCATTAAGTATCTTTTTTCTGAAAAAATCACCCCTGTAGTAGCGCCTATTGCGGTTGGACTGGAGCATGAACCTCTGAACGTAGATGGAGATAGAGCTGCATCAGCTATATCTGGGGAATTGAAAGCCACAAAGATGATCCTTTTAACGGACGTCGATGGTATAATTTTTAACGGAAAATTAGTGGAGAAACTTAATATGAAACAGGCTGTAAAAATGTTAAGACTGGTTGGGAATGGCATGGATAAAAAGATCATGGCCGCGATTGAATCCATAGAAGCTGGTACCAATGAGGTAATTATTGCCAATGGAAATAGACCAATGCCAATATCAGCCGCAATTAACACGAATATAAGGACGGTGATAACAAAATGA
- the argC gene encoding N-acetyl-gamma-glutamyl-phosphate reductase → MKTVAIVGASGYVGGELLRLLLMHPEVEVKVATSQQHAGEYVFKAHPNLKGFTSMRFSMDTPEEAASKVDIVFMAVPHGSSIEHVPEMSEMGVKIVDMSADFRFRNQADYPVWYGWEHPAPDLLQKFVYGMPELHRKELKSARFISVPGCIASSSIYSIAPLAKAGFLDGVVVIDAKIGSSGSGNKPSMATHFSERYNSVRIYSPSGHRHIGEIEQELSIISGTKVKVTMSAHSINMVRGILTTSSVFVEREPKIQNIWNAYRTMYGEEPFVRFIMDPSGVYKYPDPKLVVGSNFIDLGFAIDRHVKRIVAIGSIDNLIKGAAGNAIQSMNIMEGFDEKEGLMMSPMRLV, encoded by the coding sequence TTGAAGACAGTAGCTATTGTTGGTGCATCGGGATATGTTGGGGGGGAACTACTGCGACTTCTTCTGATGCATCCTGAAGTCGAAGTCAAAGTTGCAACTTCACAACAGCATGCCGGGGAGTATGTTTTCAAAGCGCATCCTAATCTCAAAGGGTTCACTTCTATGAGATTTTCCATGGACACCCCAGAAGAAGCTGCATCAAAAGTAGATATTGTTTTTATGGCGGTTCCACACGGATCATCCATTGAACATGTGCCTGAAATGTCTGAAATGGGAGTGAAGATTGTAGATATGAGTGCGGATTTCAGGTTTAGGAACCAGGCAGATTATCCAGTCTGGTATGGCTGGGAGCATCCAGCCCCTGACCTTCTCCAGAAATTTGTCTACGGCATGCCAGAACTTCACAGGAAAGAATTGAAGTCGGCACGTTTCATTTCTGTTCCAGGATGCATTGCAAGCTCTTCGATTTATAGCATTGCACCACTTGCCAAGGCAGGATTTCTGGATGGAGTGGTGGTGATTGACGCTAAAATAGGTTCGTCGGGCTCAGGAAATAAGCCATCCATGGCGACTCACTTTTCAGAAAGGTACAATTCGGTAAGGATATACAGTCCATCAGGACATAGGCACATAGGAGAAATTGAGCAGGAACTTTCTATTATTTCAGGTACCAAAGTAAAAGTTACTATGTCAGCACACTCAATTAACATGGTTCGAGGAATTCTAACTACAAGTAGTGTATTTGTAGAGAGAGAGCCTAAAATTCAGAATATATGGAACGCTTACCGAACAATGTATGGAGAAGAACCATTTGTTAGGTTCATAATGGATCCAAGCGGGGTCTATAAATACCCTGATCCTAAACTTGTTGTAGGTTCAAATTTCATAGACCTTGGATTCGCTATTGATCGGCATGTAAAAAGGATAGTTGCTATTGGTTCAATAGATAACCTAATAAAGGGAGCAGCTGGAAACGCAATTCAATCAATGAATATTATGGAAGGATTTGATGAGAAAGAGGGGTTAATGATGTCTCCAATGCGGCTGGTGTAA
- the lysW/argW gene encoding alpha-aminoadipate/glutamate carrier protein LysW produces the protein MNMECKMCGGKVIVPDDALKGEIVSCGDCGLDYEIQEESPGKFFLKVAEEVKEDWGE, from the coding sequence ATGAATATGGAATGTAAAATGTGTGGTGGAAAGGTTATAGTCCCTGATGATGCCTTAAAAGGAGAAATTGTCAGTTGTGGAGATTGTGGACTGGATTATGAAATACAGGAAGAAAGTCCTGGAAAATTTTTTCTCAAGGTGGCAGAGGAGGTAAAGGAGGATTGGGGTGAATGA
- a CDS encoding HEPN domain-containing protein: protein MSDDDLIEGLVRASIEKSYYYAFLAIREAMTAIGIQITGTSVAHHEVIENLKEFCEPKMANIYSRKLKSLRSQRNTATYDLSKKIDKIDAESLILEVGKLLEELSKDKNLGAQILNYK from the coding sequence ATGTCAGATGATGATCTCATAGAAGGTTTAGTTAGAGCATCCATTGAAAAATCCTACTATTATGCATTCCTAGCAATTAGAGAAGCAATGACTGCAATTGGAATCCAGATAACTGGGACTTCTGTGGCGCATCATGAAGTCATCGAAAATCTAAAAGAATTCTGTGAGCCTAAAATGGCTAATATCTATAGTAGGAAGCTCAAAAGTCTAAGGTCTCAAAGAAATACGGCCACGTACGATCTTTCTAAAAAGATAGACAAAATTGACGCAGAATCTTTAATATTAGAAGTGGGAAAACTATTGGAGGAATTAAGTAAAGATAAAAATTTGGGTGCCCAAATATTAAATTATAAATAA
- a CDS encoding type IV toxin-antitoxin system AbiEi family antitoxin: MNEKETINEFIKKLPSLLPNMDIEDISYEIPIDKKSYSHIMVKILTGNKKKNLLIEVKSNGEPRFVERSIYQLKNLTKIKKGIYPVFVAPYISERAREILKSENIGYIDLIGDAYLQFDSVLVDRISIAERKTERRLNRGIFASKATRILRAILNDPGKKWKNTELANICRMSPAGVYFVVNQLEDKGYVSRDEDKSIKLIDSKRLLKNWASNWTVEKSRSNAFFSFARSPEEIILKLAKAADELNLKYAFTGMAGASMVAPFVRYNDVWVYISGDLNEIVKKLDLRPTSSGANIRIFEPFDDGIFMDFREIRGINVVSNIQLFVDLFTYPGRGQEQAEKILEINSKEDDIS; encoded by the coding sequence ATGAATGAAAAAGAAACGATTAATGAATTCATTAAGAAACTACCATCTCTCCTACCGAATATGGATATAGAGGACATATCATACGAAATACCAATAGACAAAAAGAGTTATTCTCATATAATGGTCAAGATTCTAACCGGAAATAAAAAGAAAAACCTACTTATTGAGGTTAAATCCAATGGAGAGCCAAGGTTTGTCGAAAGGTCCATTTATCAACTTAAAAATTTAACTAAAATTAAAAAAGGAATATACCCCGTTTTTGTCGCCCCTTACATTAGTGAAAGAGCAAGGGAAATTCTTAAATCAGAAAACATAGGTTATATTGATTTAATAGGAGACGCATACCTGCAATTTGACTCAGTATTGGTAGACCGTATAAGCATCGCTGAGAGGAAAACAGAGAGACGTCTCAATCGCGGTATATTTGCCAGTAAGGCAACTCGCATTTTAAGAGCAATCCTTAATGATCCTGGTAAGAAATGGAAGAACACAGAACTTGCCAATATATGCAGAATGAGCCCTGCCGGTGTTTACTTTGTTGTGAATCAGCTTGAAGATAAAGGCTATGTATCACGCGATGAGGACAAGAGCATTAAATTAATAGATTCAAAAAGGCTTCTAAAAAATTGGGCATCAAACTGGACAGTAGAAAAGAGCAGATCAAATGCTTTCTTCTCATTTGCAAGAAGTCCAGAAGAGATAATATTAAAACTCGCAAAGGCAGCAGATGAGTTGAATCTGAAATACGCATTCACAGGAATGGCAGGAGCTTCAATGGTAGCACCATTTGTACGATATAATGATGTATGGGTATATATCTCAGGAGACCTAAATGAGATAGTGAAGAAACTTGACCTCAGACCAACAAGCTCTGGAGCCAATATTAGGATTTTTGAGCCCTTTGATGATGGAATATTTATGGATTTTAGGGAGATCAGAGGAATAAATGTGGTGAGTAACATCCAACTTTTTGTAGATCTATTCACATACCCAGGCCGGGGACAAGAGCAGGCTGAAAAAATTCTTGAGATAAATAGCAAAGAGGATGATATATCTTGA
- a CDS encoding 3-hydroxyacyl-CoA dehydrogenase family protein yields MEIKEIGVVGAGTMGASIAYLMAFNGYEVHLVDINDEMLNRGKMNIEKIMQSQLKFSNGRSEKEIEKIEKLGVKLTDEQKEQIRKTLKSSYTDEVVNLIAKRIHYSLKYDEMKKCQLIIEAAFENIDVKKEIIQKLGGIMDGKAILASNSSSLSVTQMSKFYRYPERFILTHFFNPPYTLPLVEIVRSMETSDETFEQTMSFFSALKNHRGPVKPISVKEVPGFLVNRILVPMINEAFFMLDERVASARDIDSAMKYGAGMPMGPLELADMVGIDVTYDVMKILYEEYADPKFRPSNLLKMYRNAGKLGRKTGKGVYSY; encoded by the coding sequence ATGGAAATAAAGGAAATAGGAGTTGTGGGTGCAGGAACCATGGGAGCATCCATTGCATATCTAATGGCATTCAATGGATACGAGGTTCACCTTGTGGACATAAATGATGAAATGCTGAACAGGGGAAAGATGAATATTGAAAAGATCATGCAATCGCAGTTAAAATTCAGCAACGGCAGGTCAGAAAAGGAAATTGAAAAAATAGAAAAACTCGGTGTTAAACTTACTGATGAGCAGAAAGAACAGATAAGGAAAACGCTAAAATCATCTTACACAGATGAAGTTGTGAATCTAATAGCAAAGAGAATCCACTATTCATTAAAATATGATGAAATGAAAAAATGTCAGCTTATAATAGAAGCTGCCTTTGAGAATATAGATGTCAAAAAAGAGATAATTCAAAAACTAGGTGGGATCATGGATGGAAAAGCAATCCTTGCCTCAAATTCCTCCTCATTAAGTGTAACCCAGATGTCAAAGTTTTACAGGTACCCTGAAAGATTTATACTGACTCATTTCTTTAATCCGCCTTATACACTCCCACTGGTAGAGATTGTAAGATCAATGGAAACTTCTGATGAAACCTTTGAGCAAACCATGAGTTTTTTTAGTGCGTTAAAAAATCATAGGGGTCCGGTTAAACCCATATCGGTTAAGGAGGTGCCAGGGTTTTTGGTTAACAGGATACTGGTACCAATGATAAATGAAGCCTTCTTTATGCTGGATGAAAGAGTTGCCTCTGCAAGAGACATAGATTCAGCCATGAAATATGGGGCAGGGATGCCCATGGGCCCACTGGAACTCGCTGATATGGTTGGTATAGACGTCACTTATGACGTTATGAAAATTCTTTATGAAGAATATGCCGATCCCAAATTCAGACCTTCCAATCTTTTGAAAATGTACAGAAATGCAGGCAAGCTTGGGAGAAAGACTGGAAAAGGAGTTTACAGCTACTGA
- the aspS gene encoding aspartate--tRNA(Asn) ligase has product MKTVFVKDVNKLTSGESITLMGWAQEIRVMKNIGFIILRDSSGLIQATFRKENKHFADLTNITRESVVSITGKIPEKVMSKLGMEIVVDSMEILNRAEVPLPVGIVDEVEVDFDTRFNNRFMDLRKPEHHRIFIIKSALLWGIRNYLMNKGFTEVQTPKTVSAATEGGAELFGVKYFEKDIFLNQSPQLYKEMLIASGIEKVFEVGPAFRAEEHNTPRHLNEFTSIDIEMAFSNHEDAMKMLEESIAAGVENFLNNVPEAKEVSLVKEKPVTPFPRITYSECVKILKQEGVDQKDGEDLNNEGLKIIGKRFENFYFIINWPTTVRPFYTATLDDNKNFTKSYDLQFKEIELTSGAQRVHNPDELKSRIEEKGLNSDNFEFYLRTFRYGMPPHAGWGLGLERLTQVILGLNNIREASLFPRDRTRVFP; this is encoded by the coding sequence ATGAAAACTGTTTTTGTTAAGGATGTTAATAAATTAACTTCTGGAGAAAGTATAACTTTAATGGGATGGGCTCAGGAAATAAGAGTCATGAAGAATATAGGTTTCATAATACTGAGAGATAGCAGTGGACTTATTCAGGCTACTTTCAGGAAAGAAAATAAACATTTCGCTGATCTTACCAACATAACAAGAGAAAGTGTTGTTTCAATCACCGGGAAAATTCCTGAAAAGGTGATGAGCAAACTGGGAATGGAGATTGTTGTTGACTCAATGGAAATTCTAAACAGGGCTGAGGTTCCACTCCCAGTTGGAATTGTTGATGAGGTTGAGGTTGATTTTGATACAAGATTTAACAATAGATTTATGGATCTTAGAAAGCCTGAACATCACAGAATATTTATCATAAAATCCGCACTGCTGTGGGGTATAAGAAATTACCTGATGAATAAGGGATTTACAGAGGTTCAAACCCCAAAAACGGTTTCTGCTGCAACTGAGGGAGGTGCAGAACTTTTTGGTGTAAAATACTTCGAAAAGGATATCTTCCTTAATCAAAGCCCACAATTATACAAGGAAATGCTCATTGCTTCAGGAATAGAAAAGGTGTTTGAGGTGGGTCCAGCATTTAGGGCTGAGGAGCACAACACACCACGGCATCTGAACGAATTTACATCCATTGATATAGAAATGGCATTCTCTAATCATGAGGATGCAATGAAGATGCTTGAAGAATCCATCGCAGCTGGTGTAGAGAATTTCCTGAATAATGTGCCAGAGGCAAAGGAAGTGTCTCTGGTAAAGGAAAAACCAGTTACACCATTTCCAAGAATTACATACAGTGAATGCGTTAAAATCCTCAAGCAAGAAGGCGTAGATCAGAAGGATGGAGAGGATCTGAACAACGAAGGTCTAAAGATTATTGGAAAAAGATTTGAAAATTTCTATTTCATAATAAACTGGCCAACCACGGTGAGACCATTCTATACAGCAACTCTTGACGATAACAAGAACTTTACGAAGTCATATGATCTTCAGTTTAAGGAGATAGAGCTAACTTCTGGTGCCCAGAGAGTTCACAATCCGGATGAATTAAAAAGTAGAATAGAGGAAAAAGGCTTAAATTCAGATAACTTTGAATTCTATCTTAGAACATTCAGATATGGGATGCCACCACATGCTGGATGGGGACTGGGTCTTGAAAGACTTACTCAGGTCATCCTCGGGTTAAATAATATTAGGGAAGCTTCCCTATTTCCTAGAGATAGAACGAGAGTTTTTCCCTGA
- a CDS encoding NfeD family protein translates to MDKSKIPLILAILVILILVVSMLPESSTNHNSSNNVTYMQSSTGKNLVIINFDYSVDPGAVDMFNSALSGLNSTNTAGVVIEMNTQGGLIDSMLTIIDDINHTESLGIPVFTYITTNGFGAYAGAYIAMASTQVWMARGSVIGPATPSEDASDFQSLMISLAQEHNHNATAASLMVTNGATYSYSSATSNGLINGNTTSFNNFLARINMAGYHQDTISESYFDQFVSFISNATVDGLLISFGSLAILLDLYHRTIFMTLLGLGLIILGFLGSQLIDASVVGLVFLVMGSILIFLEFKTGHGIALMAGVAVDIIGTLFLVSPQYDLTAQPYSSGYSPSPINDSFIITAVLVLLIAAFIAYYINRIVRSQVRKPVTGWESMIGSEGTADTDIDPEGWISLEGVRWKARTETNERIEKGEHVVVIGINNLTLVVKKVVDSGRTGI, encoded by the coding sequence ATGGATAAATCGAAGATCCCACTAATTCTGGCGATCTTAGTTATTTTAATTCTGGTAGTTTCTATGTTACCAGAAAGTTCAACTAATCATAACAGTTCAAATAATGTTACATATATGCAGAGCAGTACAGGTAAAAACCTGGTTATAATCAATTTTGACTATTCAGTTGACCCGGGAGCGGTGGACATGTTCAACAGTGCATTGAGTGGGTTGAACAGCACCAATACAGCAGGTGTTGTCATTGAAATGAACACTCAGGGTGGCTTGATAGATAGCATGCTTACCATAATAGACGATATTAATCACACCGAATCCCTTGGGATTCCAGTTTTCACATATATCACCACAAATGGTTTCGGTGCATATGCAGGCGCATACATAGCAATGGCCTCCACACAGGTATGGATGGCCAGAGGTTCCGTAATAGGTCCAGCAACCCCATCAGAGGATGCATCCGATTTTCAGTCACTTATGATAAGCCTTGCACAGGAACATAATCATAATGCCACAGCCGCATCTCTTATGGTAACCAATGGCGCAACCTATTCATATTCCAGCGCCACATCAAATGGGCTTATCAATGGAAACACGACCAGTTTCAACAACTTTCTAGCAAGAATAAACATGGCTGGATACCACCAGGACACAATTTCCGAATCCTATTTTGACCAGTTTGTCAGTTTCATAAGCAATGCCACAGTGGATGGTCTTCTAATTTCATTCGGCTCACTTGCCATATTACTGGATTTATACCACCGAACAATTTTTATGACATTACTTGGTTTAGGTTTGATAATTTTGGGGTTCCTCGGATCACAGTTGATCGATGCTTCAGTCGTGGGTCTTGTCTTTCTGGTTATGGGCTCCATACTGATATTTCTAGAATTCAAGACTGGACATGGAATAGCACTTATGGCTGGTGTTGCTGTTGATATAATCGGAACTCTATTTCTTGTATCTCCACAGTATGATCTTACTGCACAACCCTATTCTTCGGGATATTCACCTTCTCCAATAAACGACTCATTCATAATAACTGCAGTACTTGTTCTTTTGATTGCAGCATTTATAGCCTATTATATAAATAGAATCGTCAGGTCTCAGGTGAGAAAACCTGTTACAGGCTGGGAATCCATGATTGGAAGTGAAGGTACTGCAGACACAGATATAGATCCAGAAGGATGGATATCTCTTGAAGGTGTAAGGTGGAAGGCAAGGACTGAGACAAACGAGAGAATTGAAAAAGGTGAACATGTGGTTGTTATAGGTATAAATAACCTGACTTTGGTCGTAAAAAAGGTGGTAGATTCTGGACGTACTGGGATTTGA
- a CDS encoding ROK family protein, which produces MHKRLKIKTPKFNSPQEMVDLIGNMVESIEEETGRIPDAISVVIAGAVDARRGIIRSSPNLFGGTEIEFSKMLEERLGKIVYIENDATATAISEKIFGNGKSQDNFLYITMSTGIGGGVFINNRIYRGSLGMAGEFGHMVIDPLGPVCGCGRRGCFEIMAGGKGTLRIAEAMNTYAKSPYLKKIPPEKLEARHVFDGAEAGDKECIRVIDKVVENMTRGVANLVNIFDPEAIMIGGGLSNSKELVVDGIAERLQEELKTMKRNVEIFRTNQITVELSPLAVVLYEKEMPSFNYERIIREMRQKIAEKTK; this is translated from the coding sequence ATCCATAAGAGACTTAAAATTAAGACTCCTAAATTCAACTCTCCACAGGAAATGGTAGATCTAATTGGCAATATGGTGGAAAGCATCGAGGAGGAAACCGGGAGGATTCCTGATGCTATTTCTGTTGTTATTGCAGGAGCAGTTGATGCGAGACGGGGCATAATACGTTCATCACCAAATCTATTTGGTGGAACGGAAATTGAATTTTCAAAAATGCTGGAGGAGAGACTGGGAAAAATAGTTTACATAGAAAATGATGCCACAGCAACAGCTATTTCTGAGAAAATATTTGGGAATGGCAAGTCTCAGGACAATTTCCTGTATATTACAATGAGCACCGGCATAGGTGGAGGTGTATTCATCAACAATAGAATTTATAGAGGATCTCTGGGAATGGCTGGAGAATTTGGACATATGGTAATAGATCCCCTTGGTCCTGTCTGTGGTTGTGGAAGAAGAGGATGTTTTGAAATCATGGCTGGTGGAAAGGGTACCCTGAGGATAGCAGAAGCCATGAATACCTATGCAAAATCACCCTATTTAAAAAAAATTCCACCGGAAAAACTTGAGGCAAGACATGTTTTTGACGGTGCTGAGGCTGGAGATAAAGAATGTATACGGGTTATCGACAAGGTTGTGGAAAACATGACCAGAGGTGTCGCAAACCTTGTAAATATTTTTGATCCAGAAGCCATAATGATAGGCGGTGGGCTTTCAAATTCAAAAGAGCTTGTGGTTGATGGGATTGCCGAAAGACTTCAGGAAGAGCTCAAAACAATGAAAAGGAATGTGGAAATATTCAGGACAAATCAGATAACAGTCGAATTATCACCACTGGCAGTTGTCCTATATGAAAAGGAGATGCCATCATTCAATTATGAGAGAATTATAAGGGAAATGAGGCAAAAGATTGCAGAAAAGACAAAATGA
- a CDS encoding winged helix-turn-helix transcriptional regulator, protein MDEYSRRQNRLEICMIEVDGKKLCIDPSLPVLRVLSRKYSLLVMLSIKINGKGSNFNNVKAHIPMSSSTIISKRLRELVNSGIISKSNAGGKLTYTLTEFGDRLLTSLEPFVKLVSDEATS, encoded by the coding sequence ATGGATGAATATTCAAGGAGACAGAACAGACTTGAGATATGCATGATAGAAGTTGATGGTAAAAAACTCTGCATCGATCCTTCATTGCCTGTTCTCAGGGTGCTCTCAAGAAAATATTCCCTGCTTGTCATGCTCAGCATTAAGATCAATGGTAAAGGTTCTAACTTCAATAATGTGAAGGCACATATACCAATGTCAAGTTCTACCATAATCTCAAAGCGATTAAGGGAACTGGTAAATTCTGGTATAATAAGCAAGAGTAACGCAGGAGGAAAGTTAACCTACACTCTCACGGAGTTTGGTGATAGGTTACTGACTTCTCTTGAACCGTTCGTCAAACTTGTAAGTGATGAGGCAACCTCGTAG